From the genome of Malus domestica chromosome 04, GDT2T_hap1, one region includes:
- the LOC103433009 gene encoding WAT1-related protein At5g47470, which yields MEEILFRMNREVIEDVAIIGGLVGVQFVYAGNAVLLSYVMSLGLDPLTIVIFSTLSTFIVLSPIAAYFERHTWPKKISLKFLIQLLLIAFGGVTLFQTLFLKGIQLTSPAMAAAMPNLAPGFIFAIACTVRLERVKISCLYSKMKILGTILCVVGAITMSVMQSTASPTEAEAQPQFRALSPESLFDKQKIIGCLYLLAAVFVLSSNIVLQATTLGDFPAPMSLCAITSLIGAFLTAAVQIIQDHKIETGWPLVSAKQLIGFSLLGGVVSGASVSFNGWAMKKRGPVLVSMFSPIGTVCSVVLSVITLGDAISVGSFAGMCLMFTGLYFFLWAKGKEGYLDVGDLESEFDAEKPLLS from the exons ATGGAGGAAATATTATTCAGGATGAATAGGGAGGTGATTGAAGATGTTGCGATAATAGGGGGGTTGGTAGGGGTGCAATTTGTGTATGCTGGGAATGCTGTGTTGCTAAGCTATGTCATGTCTTTGGGGCTTGACCCTCTCACCATTGTTATCTTCTCTACCTTGTCCACTTTCATCGTCCTCTCCCCCATTGCCGCTTATTTTGAAAG GCACACATGGCCGAAGAAAATCAGCTTGAAGTTCTTGATACAGTTGCTTTTGATCGCCTTTGGAGG GGTAACTTTGTTCCAGACATTATTTCTAAAGGGGATCCAGTTGACTTCACCAGCAATGGCAGCAGCCATGCCAAACCTTGCTCCTGGGTTTATTTTCGCCATCGCGTGTACTGTTAG ATTGGAGAGAGTGAAAATTAGTTGCCTATACAGCAAAATGAAGATTCTAGGCACAATTCTGTGCGTGGTAGGAGCTATCACAATGAGCGTAATGCAAAGCACTGCCAGTCCTACCGAAGCAGAAGCACAGCCCCAGTTTCGAGCTCTTTCTCCTGAATCACTCTTTGATAAGCAAAAGATTATTGGTTGCTTGTATCTCCTTGCTGCTGTGTTTGTTTTGTCCAGCAATATTGTCTTGCAG GCTACAACATTGGGTGATTTTCCTGCACCTATGTCCTTGTGCGCCATAACATCTTTGATAGGGGCGTTTCTAACTGCGGCTGTACAAATTATTCAAGATCATAAAATAGAAACTGGTTGGCCACTTGTGAGTGCAAAACAATTGATTGGCTTCTCTCTACTG GGAGGTGTAGTAAGCGGAGCATCTGTGAGCTTCAACGGATGGGCAATGAAGAAAAGAGGGCCGGTTTTGGTTTCCATGTTTAGCCCCATCGGAACGGTTTGCTCGGTTGTTCTCTCAGTTATCACATTGGGAGATGCCATTAGCGTTGGAAG CTTTGCCGGTATGTGCCTCATGTTTACTGGGCTCTACTTCTTCCTATGGGCAAAGGGGAAGGAAGGCTACTTAGATGTGGGTGACTTAGAAAGTGAGTTTGATGCAGAGAAGCCTCTGTTAAGTTGA